A portion of the Perognathus longimembris pacificus isolate PPM17 chromosome 20, ASM2315922v1, whole genome shotgun sequence genome contains these proteins:
- the Cd177 gene encoding CD177 antigen, producing the protein MSPAPLLAVLLATASLPAAQALQCQEGLTQVVRATLELPLNWTAGQETCGAGQGCQDTVMIIANGPKVNIVISKGCTMAEDEEARVTRHRAGPGLSITSYHHVCRHADFCNSLSSTQTLGALPTPSVPGTLRCPVCFSSDHSCPEDSQGHLCPAGHTHCYDGLLRLRGGGITSNLRVQGCLPQPGCNLLNGTQTIGIMDVSESCGPWSERLECQKGALETVRELSELPLQWTCNNCHVTCQVGEGCQDTLVIVENGPQVYLALSKGCTTAQDHEARVTEHRLGPGLSVTSYSLVCRRGDFCNALSSTVPVWAPPPATAPGTLRCPVCFSRGKCPEKLPEHLCPVGHTHCYDGFLRLSGGEISSNLRVQGCLPQPGCNLLNGTQTIGVMDVSESCGPWSDPPTCFRGVSLQSGYGFNPVEWNANGRQMCNAGEVCQETLLLIDIGPNALLVGSKGCGVDRGQASQRISIYSSPPGMLVASYSRFCSSDLCNNANSSSVLLSSLQPGPPVPGDTQCPACVQLSSCSSSSSPVTCPKGATGCYSGSLHFRGGGLFSPLSIQGCVPPNFTSLLKGTQNIGIFSVMESFEIKESKKRKKNFMFSSAALGACRAPVLALGLSLSVLSFSLLANLISL; encoded by the exons ATGAGCCCGGCACCACTGCTGGCCGTGCTGCTGGCCACCGCCTCGTTACCCG CCGCACAGGCTTTGCAGTGCCAGGAGGGGCTGACCCAGGTGGTGAGGGCCACCCTGGAGCTGCCCCTCAACTGGACCGCTGGCCAGGAGACGTGTGGGGCGGGCCAGGGCTGCCAGGACACCGTCATGATCATAGCGAATG GACCTAAAGTGAACATTGTGATCAGCAAAGGCTGCACTATGGCTGAGGACGAAGAGGCCCGAGTCACCAGGCACAGAGCGGGCCCCGGGCTCTCCATCACCTCCTACCACCATGTGTGCCGCCACGCCGACTTCTGCAACAGCCTGTCCAGCACCCAGACCCTCGGGGCTCTGCCCACCCCCTCAG TCCCAGGGACCCTGCGCTGCCCCGTCTGCTTCTCCAGCGACCACTCATGTCCCGAGGACTCGCAGGGTCACCTCTGCCCCGCGGGACACACGCACTGCTACGACGGCTTACTCAGGCTCAGGGGAG gGGGGATCACCAGCAATCTGCGGGTGCAGGGCTGCCTGCCCCAGCCAGGCTGCAACCTTCTCAACGGGACGCAGACCATCGGGATCATGGACGTGAGTGAGAGCTGCGGTCCGTGGTCAG AGCGTCTGGAATGCCAGAAAGGGGCGCTGGAGACAGTGAGGGAGCTGTCGGAGCTGCCCCTCCAGTGGACCTGTAACAACTGCCACGTGACCTGCCAGGTGGGCGAGGGCTGCCAAGACACGCTGGTGATCGTGGAGAATG GACCCCAGGTGTATTTGGCGCTCTCCAAAGGCTGCACCACCGCCCAGGACCACGAGGCCAGAGTCACAGAGCACAGGCTGGGCCCCGGGCTCTCTGTCACCTCCTACAGCCTGGTGTGCAGACGCGGGGACTTCTGCAACGCCCTGTCAAGCACTGTGCCGGTCTGGGCTCCGCCCCCTGCCACAG CTCCAGGGACCCTGCGCTGCCCAGTCTGCTTTTCTAGAGGCAAGTGTCCTGAGAAGTTGCCGGAACACCTCTGCCCCGTGGGACACACACACTGCTATGATGGCTTCCTCAGGCTCTCCGGAG gGGAGATCTCCAGCAATCTGCGGGTGCAGGGCTGCCTGCCCCAGCCAGGCTGCAACCTCCTCAATGGGACGCAGACCATCGGGGTCATGGACGTGAGTGAGAGCTGCGGTCCGTGGTCAG ATCCTCCGACGTGTTTCCGGGGGGTCTCGCTGCAGTCTGGCTATGGCTTTAACCCTGTGGAATGGAATGCGAATGGAAGGCAGATGTGCAATGCTGGGGAGGTGTGTCAGGAGACTCTGCTGCTCATCGACATCG GACCCAATGCACTCCTGGTAGGGAGCAAAGGCTGCGGGGTGGACAGGGGACAGGCTTCGCAGAGGATCTCCATCTACTCCAGCCCCCCCGGAATGCTAGTGGCCTCCTACAGCCGGTTCTGCTCCTCCGACTTGTGCAACAATGCCAACAGCAGCAGTGTCCTGCTCTCCTCCCTTCAGCCAG GTCCCCCTGTGCCAGGAGACACACAGTGCCCTGCCTGCGTGCAGCTCAGCTCTTGCTCCTCCAGCTCCTCACCTGTCACCTGCCCAAAGGGTGCCACCGGCTGCTACAGCGGGAGCCTCCACTTCAGGGGAG GTGGGCTGTTCTCCCCACTGAGCATTCAGGGCTGTGTGCCCCCAAACTTCACATCCTTGCTGAAAGGCACCCAGAACATTGGCATCTTCTCCGTGATGGAAAGCtttgagattaaggaaagcaaaaaGCGCAAGAAGAATTTTATGTTTAGCAGTGCGGCCCTGGGCGCCTGCCGGGCTCCAGTCTTGGCACTGGGGCTGTCTTTGAGTGTATTGAGCTTTTCTCTTCTGGCTAATCTTATTTCCCTGTGA